One Citrobacter amalonaticus genomic window carries:
- a CDS encoding IclR family transcriptional regulator, producing the protein MPIIQSVERALQILDLFNEQATELKITEISKLMGLSKSTLHSLLKTLQLHGYIDQNPENGKYRLGMKLVERGHFVVGTMDIRQKAKSWLTRLSQETGQTTHLGILDGNEGVYIEKIEGKQAAIAYSRIGRRLPVHATAIGKVLLAWLDDEELAAVLEGYQFNGFTPATITDRASLLAALKETRHNRYALDNEENEPGVRCVAVPVWNHESRVIAALSLSTLTSRVNDAELADWRQKLMDAGLGLSITLGYRQP; encoded by the coding sequence ATGCCAATAATTCAGTCTGTTGAACGTGCTTTGCAGATCCTCGACTTGTTTAATGAACAGGCTACGGAACTCAAAATCACCGAGATAAGCAAACTGATGGGATTGAGCAAAAGTACCCTCCACTCTCTCCTCAAAACACTTCAGTTGCATGGCTATATCGATCAGAACCCGGAAAACGGGAAATACCGTCTGGGGATGAAACTGGTTGAACGTGGCCACTTTGTCGTTGGCACAATGGATATTCGCCAGAAGGCAAAAAGCTGGTTGACCCGGCTCTCGCAGGAAACGGGACAAACTACCCATTTGGGCATTCTGGACGGCAACGAAGGCGTCTATATTGAGAAAATAGAAGGTAAGCAGGCTGCCATCGCTTATTCGCGAATTGGTCGCCGCTTGCCTGTTCACGCCACGGCTATCGGTAAGGTATTGCTCGCCTGGCTGGATGATGAAGAACTTGCTGCGGTGCTGGAGGGGTACCAGTTCAATGGCTTTACCCCCGCCACCATTACCGATCGCGCCTCGCTGCTTGCCGCGCTGAAAGAAACCCGCCATAACCGGTATGCGCTGGATAACGAAGAGAATGAGCCTGGCGTACGTTGCGTCGCGGTACCGGTCTGGAATCATGAATCACGGGTTATCGCAGCCCTTAGCCTCTCCACTCTCACATCTCGCGTTAACGACGCCGAGCTGGCAGACTGGCGCCAGAAACTGATGGATGCCGGGCTGGGGCTGTCGATAACGCTGGGCTATCGTCAACCCTAG
- the lsrR gene encoding transcriptional regulator LsrR, giving the protein MTINDPMISEQGMCEEELVARIAWFYYHDGMTQSDISNRLGLTRLKVSRLLEKGHQSGIIRVQINSRFEGCLEYETELRRRFDLNNVRVIPGLPGADACIRLGIGAAHMLMESLQPQQILAAGFGEATMNTLKRLSGFISAQQIRLVTLSGGVGPYMTGIGQLNAACPVSIIPAPLRASSAEIARTLKNENSVQDVLLAAQAADAAIVGIGAINQKDEATIIRSGYITKGEQLMIGRKGAVGDILGYFFDGEGQVIPEMKIHDELIGLTLNTLKTIPTVIGVAGGVNKAEAIAAAMKGGYINALVTDQETAAAIVSGQ; this is encoded by the coding sequence ATGACTATTAATGACCCGATGATTTCCGAGCAAGGGATGTGTGAAGAAGAGCTGGTGGCGCGTATTGCGTGGTTCTATTACCACGACGGTATGACGCAGAGCGACATCAGCAACAGGCTGGGGCTGACGCGGCTTAAGGTGTCGCGGCTGCTGGAGAAGGGGCATCAGTCCGGGATTATTCGCGTCCAGATTAATTCTCGCTTTGAAGGCTGTCTGGAATATGAAACCGAATTACGTCGTCGCTTTGACCTGAACAATGTGCGAGTCATCCCAGGACTTCCCGGCGCGGATGCCTGTATTCGCCTGGGGATCGGCGCCGCGCATATGCTGATGGAGTCACTCCAGCCGCAGCAGATTCTGGCGGCGGGCTTCGGCGAAGCGACCATGAATACCTTAAAACGGCTAAGCGGATTTATCTCGGCTCAGCAAATTCGCCTGGTGACGCTGTCAGGTGGCGTGGGGCCCTACATGACCGGGATTGGACAACTCAACGCGGCCTGTCCGGTCAGTATTATTCCGGCGCCGCTTCGCGCCTCTTCTGCGGAGATTGCCCGGACGTTAAAAAATGAAAACAGCGTCCAGGATGTCCTGCTGGCCGCCCAGGCTGCCGATGCGGCCATTGTCGGTATCGGCGCCATCAACCAGAAAGATGAGGCCACCATTATTCGCTCAGGCTATATCACTAAGGGTGAACAATTGATGATTGGCCGCAAAGGCGCTGTGGGCGACATTCTGGGCTACTTCTTCGATGGCGAAGGACAGGTGATCCCGGAGATGAAGATCCACGATGAACTGATTGGGTTAACCCTCAATACCCTGAAGACGATCCCGACCGTGATCGGCGTCGCCGGGGGAGTGAACAAAGCGGAAGCGATCGCTGCGGCGATGAAAGGGGGTTATATCAACGCATTGGTCACTGACCAGGAAACTGCCGCCGCCATTGTCAGCGGGCAGTAA
- a CDS encoding glycoside-pentoside-hexuronide (GPH):cation symporter, with protein MQLTMKDKIGYGLGDTACGFVWQATMFLLAYFYTDVFGLSAGVMGTLFLISRVLDAITDPLMGLMVDRTRTRYGQFRPYLLWGAIPFGIVCVLTFYTPDFSAQGKIIYASVTYILLTLVYTFVNVPYCAMPGAITADPKERHALQSWRFFLAAAGSLAISGIALPLVKIIGKGDEQVGYFGAMCVLGICGVLLLFVCFFTTKERYTFEIQPESSVKKDLKLLMGNSQWRIMCAFKMMATGSNVVRGGATLYFVKYVMDHPELATQFLLYGSLATMFGSLCSSRLLGRFDRVTSFKWIIGIYSLISLSIFFIPSDNIALIFALNIVFLFVFNTTTPLQWLMASDVVDYEESRSGRRLDGLVFSTYLFSLKIGLAIGGALVGWILAFSSYSASNAVQPDNVLTTIKILFCIVPVVLYVGMFTLLSFYKLSSKRVEEISQQLQRQRTAQPEKKPADAAVAVN; from the coding sequence ATGCAGTTAACAATGAAAGATAAAATTGGTTATGGACTGGGGGATACCGCCTGCGGTTTCGTCTGGCAGGCCACGATGTTTTTACTGGCCTACTTTTATACCGATGTTTTTGGTTTGTCGGCAGGCGTAATGGGCACATTATTCCTGATTTCACGTGTGCTGGATGCGATAACCGATCCATTAATGGGGTTAATGGTTGACCGAACGCGTACCCGCTACGGCCAGTTTCGCCCCTATTTGTTATGGGGGGCGATCCCGTTTGGTATTGTCTGCGTATTAACGTTTTATACGCCAGATTTCTCCGCTCAGGGTAAAATTATTTATGCTTCTGTCACCTATATTTTACTGACGCTGGTTTATACCTTCGTTAATGTTCCCTATTGTGCCATGCCCGGTGCCATTACCGCTGACCCAAAAGAGCGCCATGCTTTACAATCGTGGCGTTTTTTCCTGGCCGCTGCCGGTTCATTAGCCATTAGCGGCATTGCCCTGCCGTTGGTGAAAATTATTGGCAAGGGTGATGAACAAGTCGGCTATTTTGGTGCGATGTGTGTGCTGGGTATTTGTGGTGTCCTGCTGCTGTTCGTGTGTTTCTTTACAACCAAAGAGCGTTATACGTTCGAGATTCAGCCTGAATCATCGGTTAAGAAAGACCTTAAATTGCTGATGGGGAATAGCCAGTGGCGAATTATGTGCGCCTTTAAAATGATGGCAACCGGCTCGAACGTGGTTCGCGGCGGCGCAACGCTCTATTTTGTCAAATACGTGATGGACCACCCTGAACTGGCAACGCAGTTCCTGCTCTATGGCAGCCTCGCGACCATGTTTGGTTCTCTTTGTTCGTCTCGTCTGCTTGGCCGCTTTGACCGCGTCACGTCGTTTAAGTGGATCATCGGCATTTATTCGCTGATTAGCCTGAGTATTTTCTTTATTCCGTCGGACAATATCGCGCTGATATTTGCACTGAATATTGTGTTCCTGTTTGTCTTTAATACCACCACACCGCTGCAATGGTTGATGGCCTCCGATGTGGTCGATTACGAAGAGAGCCGAAGTGGGCGTCGCCTTGATGGCCTGGTATTCTCTACCTATCTCTTCAGCCTGAAAATCGGTCTGGCGATTGGCGGCGCGCTGGTGGGCTGGATCCTTGCCTTCTCCAGCTACTCGGCAAGCAACGCCGTGCAGCCCGATAACGTCCTGACAACCATCAAAATCCTCTTCTGCATCGTACCAGTCGTGCTTTACGTCGGTATGTTCACGCTGCTTTCGTTCTACAAACTGAGCAGCAAGCGTGTGGAAGAGATCAGCCAGCAACTGCAACGTCAGCGCACCGCGCAGCCCGAGAAAAAACCTGCTGATGCCGCTGTGGCAGTGAACTGA
- a CDS encoding TolC family outer membrane protein: MKESILFAFDRDPSISSQAAQMGIGQAMTDEAKSGWMPQIGLTASTGQNKTTDSSGSLNNSAAWGISVTQLVYDFGKTNSAIAQSEAQYESYRYQLMSTLSDVASKAALGYVEVKRFSALVDAARENIVALEKIQHLAQLRASAGLSSTSDDLQTQTRIAGMRATLEQYSAALQKAKAVLAVQTGVSANRYARLPENLEVKQVTVENIDYAKIPSVLAARAMVTSAQHGVERAKAQHMPTVSLKAGRTRYESDNRGYWDDQIQLSVDAPLYQGGAVSARVDQAEGAKAMAASEVDQVRYEILQKASAAMADWKGARGREDAGKFQLVNAEQTRRVYKHEYTLSKKSINDLLSVEQDVWQAESSRINAEFDGWNAAISYATAIDNLLPLIGIEKQASKKLPDLQ, translated from the coding sequence CTGAAAGAAAGTATTTTATTTGCTTTTGATCGTGACCCTTCGATAAGCAGCCAGGCCGCACAAATGGGTATTGGCCAGGCAATGACCGATGAAGCGAAAAGCGGCTGGATGCCGCAAATCGGTTTAACCGCCAGCACCGGTCAAAATAAGACGACGGATTCCAGCGGTTCACTCAATAACTCTGCTGCCTGGGGCATTAGCGTCACACAGTTAGTTTATGACTTCGGTAAAACCAACAGCGCGATTGCCCAGTCAGAAGCCCAGTACGAAAGCTATCGCTATCAACTGATGAGTACGCTGTCTGATGTCGCGTCAAAAGCGGCGCTGGGCTACGTCGAAGTTAAACGCTTTAGCGCATTGGTTGACGCTGCACGCGAAAATATCGTCGCGCTGGAGAAAATTCAGCATCTGGCGCAGCTTCGTGCCAGCGCAGGTTTGAGCTCGACCTCAGACGATTTGCAAACGCAGACCCGTATCGCCGGAATGCGCGCAACACTGGAGCAGTACTCCGCCGCGCTGCAGAAAGCGAAAGCGGTCCTCGCCGTACAAACGGGTGTCAGTGCTAATCGTTATGCCCGTCTGCCGGAAAACCTTGAAGTTAAACAAGTCACTGTTGAAAACATCGACTACGCGAAGATCCCCTCGGTACTTGCGGCACGGGCGATGGTGACCTCCGCACAACACGGCGTCGAGCGCGCAAAAGCACAGCATATGCCGACGGTGAGCCTGAAAGCGGGCCGTACTCGCTATGAGTCAGACAATCGCGGTTACTGGGACGACCAAATCCAGTTAAGTGTGGATGCGCCGCTGTATCAGGGGGGCGCGGTCTCCGCTCGCGTTGACCAGGCAGAAGGGGCGAAGGCGATGGCCGCCTCCGAAGTGGATCAAGTGCGTTACGAGATTCTGCAAAAAGCCTCTGCGGCAATGGCGGACTGGAAGGGCGCGCGAGGCCGTGAAGATGCCGGCAAGTTCCAGCTGGTTAACGCCGAACAAACCCGTCGCGTTTATAAGCACGAATACACCCTGAGCAAGAAAAGTATCAATGACCTGCTAAGCGTCGAACAAGACGTCTGGCAAGCGGAGTCTTCACGGATCAACGCTGAATTTGATGGCTGGAATGCAGCTATCAGTTACGCGACGGCAATCGACAACCTGCTGCCCCTGATCGGGATAGAAAAACAGGCGTCGAAAAAGCTGCCTGACCTTCAGTAG
- a CDS encoding cupin domain-containing protein, with product MIKSNEAQHEYRFGDSGPKYLIRGPVCDMGVVMLQPGQSFPNHRHIEACEIFYTLAGEVTLYLNGEPYTLGSGDVLHCDPGEAHFLVNKGEVPWKGVFVKSPHIPGDSHPVEPAGY from the coding sequence ATGATTAAATCGAATGAAGCGCAGCATGAGTACCGTTTTGGCGACAGTGGCCCGAAGTATCTCATTCGCGGCCCGGTATGTGACATGGGCGTCGTCATGCTCCAGCCCGGTCAGTCTTTTCCTAACCATCGTCATATTGAAGCCTGTGAAATTTTTTATACCCTGGCAGGCGAGGTGACGCTGTACCTGAACGGTGAACCCTACACCTTAGGCTCGGGGGATGTTCTGCACTGCGATCCCGGTGAAGCGCATTTTCTGGTGAACAAAGGGGAGGTGCCGTGGAAAGGCGTCTTTGTGAAATCTCCCCATATTCCGGGTGACAGTCATCCGGTTGAGCCTGCCGGGTACTAG
- the lsrK gene encoding autoinducer-2 kinase: MARLCTLSESAHYLMALDAGTGSVRAVIFDLEGKQIAVGQAEWRHLAVPDVPGSMEFDLGKNWQLACECIRQALHNAGIAPEAIAAVSACSMREGIVVYDAEGTPVWACANVDARAAREVSELKEIHDYTFESEVYRSTGQTLALSAIPRLLWLAHHRSDIYRRASTVTMISDWMAYMLSGELAVDPSNAGTTGLLDLKTRDWKPSLLQMAGLRSDILSPVKETGTLLGRVTAQAAAQCGLKAGTPVVVGGGDVQLGCLGLGVVRPAQTAVLGGTFWQQVVNLPAPIVDPEMNVRINPHVIPGMVQTESISFFTGLTMRWFRDAFCAEEKLIAERLGVDAYTLLEEMASRVPAGAWGVMPIFSDRMRFKSWYHAAPSFINLSIDPEKCNKATLFRALEENAAIVSTCNLQQIADFTGIHPTSLVFAGGGSKGKLWSQILADVSGLTVNVPVVKEATALGCAIAAGVGAGIWSSMAETGERLVRWEREHVPDREKHELYRESREKWQAVYQEQLGLVDHGLTTSLWKAPGL; this comes from the coding sequence ATGGCCCGACTCTGTACCCTCTCTGAATCAGCACATTACCTGATGGCACTGGACGCCGGAACCGGAAGCGTTCGTGCTGTGATTTTCGACCTGGAAGGCAAACAAATCGCGGTGGGACAAGCGGAATGGCGACACCTTGCCGTACCGGATGTGCCCGGCTCGATGGAGTTTGATCTGGGGAAAAACTGGCAACTGGCCTGTGAATGCATTCGTCAGGCATTGCATAACGCCGGGATTGCGCCGGAAGCGATTGCTGCCGTCTCCGCCTGTTCGATGCGCGAAGGCATTGTGGTTTATGACGCAGAGGGAACGCCCGTGTGGGCCTGTGCCAACGTGGATGCCAGAGCGGCGCGGGAAGTCAGCGAGCTTAAGGAGATCCACGACTACACCTTCGAAAGCGAGGTCTATCGCAGCACCGGTCAGACGCTGGCGTTGAGCGCCATTCCGCGTCTGCTCTGGCTGGCGCACCATCGTTCGGACATCTATCGTCGCGCCTCGACGGTCACGATGATCAGCGACTGGATGGCGTATATGCTCAGCGGCGAACTGGCGGTAGATCCTTCCAATGCCGGAACAACGGGTCTGCTGGATCTCAAAACGCGCGACTGGAAACCCTCATTATTGCAGATGGCCGGGTTGCGGTCAGATATTCTCTCTCCGGTAAAAGAGACCGGCACGCTGCTGGGAAGGGTGACGGCTCAGGCTGCTGCCCAGTGCGGGCTGAAAGCCGGCACGCCGGTGGTGGTGGGCGGTGGGGATGTGCAGTTGGGCTGTCTCGGCCTTGGGGTTGTTCGTCCGGCGCAAACCGCGGTGCTGGGGGGAACATTCTGGCAACAGGTAGTGAATTTACCCGCGCCGATTGTCGATCCCGAGATGAACGTACGCATTAACCCGCACGTCATTCCGGGGATGGTCCAGACCGAATCGATCAGCTTTTTTACCGGTCTGACGATGCGCTGGTTCCGTGATGCCTTCTGTGCCGAAGAAAAGCTGATCGCCGAACGCCTGGGCGTCGACGCCTACACTCTGCTGGAGGAGATGGCTTCCCGGGTACCGGCAGGAGCATGGGGCGTGATGCCGATTTTCTCCGACCGGATGCGCTTCAAGAGCTGGTACCACGCCGCCCCTTCGTTCATCAACCTGTCTATCGATCCAGAAAAATGTAATAAGGCCACGCTGTTCCGCGCGCTGGAAGAGAATGCGGCCATTGTGTCGACCTGCAATTTGCAGCAAATCGCCGATTTTACCGGGATCCATCCCACGTCGCTGGTGTTTGCCGGGGGAGGCTCGAAGGGCAAACTCTGGAGCCAGATTCTGGCGGATGTGTCAGGGCTGACGGTCAACGTTCCGGTCGTCAAAGAGGCAACGGCGCTGGGCTGTGCGATTGCTGCCGGTGTGGGGGCAGGGATCTGGTCATCCATGGCCGAAACGGGCGAGCGGCTGGTGCGCTGGGAGCGCGAGCATGTCCCGGACAGAGAGAAACATGAGCTTTACCGGGAATCGCGAGAAAAATGGCAGGCGGTATATCAGGAGCAGTTAGGTCTGGTCGATCACGGGTTGACGACCTCTTTGTGGAAAGCGCCGGGTTTATAA
- a CDS encoding YjhG/YagF family D-xylonate dehydratase yields the protein MSINTIFTPQDEPFYAVKTHAAGPQGALPLTPQMLLESPSGNLFGMTQNAGMGWDTNKLTGREVLLIGTQGGIRHSDGRPVALGYHTGHWEIGLQMSAAAKEITRLSGIPFAAFVSDPCDGRSQGTHGMFDSLPYRNDAAIVFRRLIRSLPTRRAVIGVATCDKGLPATMIALASMHDLPVILVPGGATLPPTFGEDAGKVQTIGARYANNELSLKEASELGCRACASPGGGCQFLGTAGTSQVVAEALGLALPHSALAPSGQDVWLEIARQSARAVMALDEKGITARDILTDKAIENAMVVHAAFGGSTNLLLHIPAIAHAARCRLPDVAQWSAINRKVPRLVSVLPNGPDYHPTVRAFLAGGVPEVMLHLRRLGLLHEDVMTVTGQTLGENLDWWEHAERRAKFRQCLRDQDGVDPDDVILSPEGAKAKGMTSTVAFPVGNIAPEGSVIKATAIDPSVVDEDGVYRHTGEARVFVSEEAAIKAIKQGQIQQGDIMVIIGGGPSGTGMEETYQLTSALKHISWGKTVSLITDARFSGVSTGACLGHVAPEALAGGPIGKLRTGDVIEIVVDRLSLKGSVNFIGSAQARLTPEEGATVLAERELHPDLKAHDYLPDDTRLWAALQAVSGGTWKGCIYDTDKIIEVINAGKKALGL from the coding sequence ATGTCTATCAACACCATTTTTACGCCGCAGGATGAACCGTTCTATGCGGTGAAAACCCATGCTGCCGGCCCGCAGGGGGCGTTGCCGCTGACGCCACAGATGTTACTGGAGTCTCCCAGCGGCAATCTTTTTGGCATGACGCAAAACGCCGGAATGGGCTGGGATACTAACAAGCTCACTGGCAGAGAAGTGTTATTGATTGGCACGCAGGGCGGTATTCGCCACTCGGATGGTCGTCCTGTCGCACTCGGTTATCACACCGGACACTGGGAGATTGGCCTGCAAATGTCAGCGGCGGCGAAGGAGATCACCCGCCTGAGCGGCATTCCTTTCGCGGCGTTTGTCAGCGATCCGTGTGACGGTCGTTCGCAGGGGACGCACGGCATGTTTGATTCGCTGCCTTATCGTAACGACGCGGCGATTGTCTTTCGTCGGTTAATTCGTTCGTTGCCGACACGACGAGCGGTGATTGGCGTGGCGACCTGTGATAAGGGGTTACCCGCGACGATGATTGCGCTGGCGTCAATGCACGATCTGCCGGTGATCCTCGTGCCGGGTGGGGCGACATTGCCGCCGACCTTCGGCGAAGATGCCGGAAAGGTGCAGACCATCGGTGCGCGTTACGCGAATAATGAGCTGAGTTTGAAAGAGGCGTCCGAATTGGGGTGTCGTGCTTGCGCGTCGCCTGGCGGCGGATGCCAGTTCCTGGGGACTGCAGGGACCTCACAGGTCGTGGCGGAAGCGTTAGGACTGGCGCTGCCGCACTCGGCGCTGGCGCCGTCGGGCCAGGACGTGTGGCTGGAGATTGCGCGTCAGTCTGCGCGGGCAGTGATGGCGCTGGATGAAAAAGGGATTACCGCCCGCGACATCCTCACCGATAAAGCGATAGAGAATGCGATGGTGGTGCATGCGGCTTTTGGAGGCTCGACGAATTTGCTGCTGCATATACCGGCGATCGCCCATGCGGCCAGATGCCGCCTGCCGGATGTGGCGCAGTGGAGCGCCATCAACCGCAAGGTACCGCGTCTGGTCAGCGTGCTGCCCAACGGGCCGGATTATCACCCGACGGTGCGTGCATTCCTGGCAGGCGGTGTGCCGGAGGTGATGCTGCACCTGCGGCGACTGGGGCTACTGCATGAAGATGTGATGACGGTAACCGGGCAAACACTCGGTGAAAACCTCGACTGGTGGGAGCATGCCGAACGTCGGGCGAAATTCCGTCAGTGCCTGCGCGATCAGGACGGTGTGGATCCCGATGACGTGATCCTGTCGCCGGAAGGGGCAAAAGCGAAAGGGATGACCTCCACGGTGGCATTCCCGGTGGGTAATATCGCGCCGGAAGGGTCAGTGATCAAAGCGACGGCTATCGACCCGTCCGTGGTAGATGAGGACGGTGTTTACCGCCACACGGGCGAGGCGCGCGTATTTGTCTCGGAAGAGGCGGCAATCAAAGCCATCAAACAGGGGCAGATCCAGCAGGGCGATATCATGGTGATTATCGGTGGTGGGCCATCCGGCACCGGCATGGAGGAGACTTACCAGCTCACTTCGGCGCTGAAGCATATCTCATGGGGGAAAACCGTATCGCTCATTACTGATGCTCGTTTTTCCGGTGTATCCACCGGCGCTTGCCTGGGACACGTTGCTCCGGAAGCGCTGGCGGGAGGGCCGATCGGCAAACTGCGCACGGGTGATGTGATTGAAATTGTGGTCGATCGCTTGTCATTGAAAGGCAGTGTGAACTTTATCGGCAGCGCGCAAGCGCGATTGACGCCGGAAGAGGGCGCTACCGTACTGGCGGAACGCGAGTTACATCCCGACCTGAAGGCCCATGACTATCTGCCTGACGATACGCGACTGTGGGCTGCATTGCAGGCGGTAAGCGGTGGAACCTGGAAAGGGTGTATCTACGATACGGATAAAATCATTGAGGTGATTAACGCCGGAAAAAAAGCACTTGGGCTTTGA
- a CDS encoding glycoside hydrolase family 43 protein: MYQIENPILTGFNPDPSLCRVGEDYYIATSTFEWFPGVRIYHSRDLKHWSLVSTPLDSVALLDMKGNPDSGGIWAPCLSYADGKFWLLYTDVKIVDSPWKNGRNFLVTAPSVEGPWSAPVPMGNGGFDPSLFHDADGRKYYIYRPWGPRHHSNPHNTIVLQEFFADTQTLAPQRSTLFTGTPLGYTEGAHIYRREGYYYLVVAEGGTSYEHAVVVLRAKNIDGPYELHPDVTMMTSWHLPENPLQKSGHGSLLETHTGEWYLAYLTSRPLHLPGIPRLAAGGRGYCPLGRETGIARIEWRDGWPYVEGGKHAALTVPGPRMAEQATVETGAWRTDFDSERLDPELQTLRIPFDDQLGSLTARPGFLRLYGNDSLNSTFTQSTVARRWQHFCFRAETQMAFSPRHFQQSAGLTCYYNSKNWTYCFMDWEEGRGRTLKIIQLDHNVAHWHLYDNPILVPENAENVWLRVDVDNLEYRYSYSFDGDHWQTIPLTFEAWKLSDDYIGGRGFFTGAFVGLHCEDISGDGCYADFATFSYQPTV, translated from the coding sequence ATGTATCAGATTGAAAACCCGATCCTGACCGGCTTCAACCCGGACCCGTCTCTGTGCCGTGTGGGGGAGGATTACTATATCGCCACCTCAACCTTTGAATGGTTTCCCGGTGTGCGTATTTATCATTCTCGCGACCTGAAACACTGGTCTCTGGTCAGTACTCCGCTCGACAGCGTGGCGCTGCTGGATATGAAAGGCAATCCGGATTCTGGCGGCATCTGGGCACCTTGCCTGAGCTATGCCGATGGTAAATTCTGGCTGCTGTATACCGACGTAAAAATCGTTGATTCGCCGTGGAAAAATGGCCGTAACTTCCTGGTTACCGCGCCATCTGTTGAAGGGCCGTGGAGCGCTCCTGTTCCTATGGGCAACGGCGGGTTTGACCCTTCACTCTTCCATGATGCGGATGGACGAAAGTATTACATCTATCGCCCGTGGGGGCCGCGTCATCACAGTAATCCGCATAACACCATTGTGCTGCAGGAGTTTTTTGCTGACACGCAAACCCTGGCGCCACAGCGTTCAACGCTCTTTACGGGTACCCCATTGGGCTATACCGAAGGGGCGCATATTTATCGCCGCGAGGGCTACTACTATCTGGTGGTGGCGGAAGGGGGGACCAGTTACGAACATGCCGTGGTGGTATTGCGGGCAAAAAATATTGATGGGCCGTACGAACTGCATCCTGATGTGACGATGATGACCAGTTGGCATCTGCCGGAAAATCCCCTACAGAAGAGTGGGCACGGTTCGCTGCTGGAGACCCATACAGGCGAATGGTATCTGGCGTATCTGACCAGCCGTCCGTTGCACCTTCCGGGGATTCCGCGATTAGCGGCGGGCGGTCGGGGATACTGTCCGCTAGGGCGTGAGACAGGGATTGCACGTATCGAGTGGCGTGACGGTTGGCCTTATGTTGAAGGGGGCAAACACGCGGCGCTGACGGTGCCGGGGCCACGTATGGCAGAGCAGGCTACCGTCGAAACGGGAGCGTGGCGGACGGATTTTGACAGTGAAAGGCTCGATCCGGAACTGCAGACCCTACGTATTCCATTTGATGATCAGCTTGGCTCGCTGACCGCACGCCCAGGATTTTTACGTCTGTATGGTAATGATTCGCTGAACTCCACCTTTACCCAGTCAACGGTCGCTCGCCGCTGGCAGCATTTCTGTTTTCGTGCTGAAACGCAGATGGCCTTTTCCCCGCGCCACTTCCAACAAAGCGCGGGGCTAACCTGTTACTACAACAGCAAAAACTGGACGTACTGCTTTATGGACTGGGAAGAGGGGCGCGGGCGGACGCTGAAGATTATTCAGCTCGATCACAACGTGGCGCACTGGCATCTTTACGATAATCCGATTCTGGTGCCGGAGAATGCGGAAAACGTCTGGCTGCGGGTGGATGTGGACAATCTGGAATACCGCTATAGCTATTCATTCGATGGTGACCACTGGCAGACCATTCCGCTAACGTTTGAGGCGTGGAAACTTTCGGATGATTATATTGGCGGCAGAGGCTTCTTTACCGGGGCATTTGTCGGTTTGCACTGTGAGGATATCAGCGGTGACGGCTGCTACGCCGATTTCGCCACATTCTCTTATCAGCCCACAGTTTAA